Proteins encoded within one genomic window of Pigmentiphaga sp. H8:
- a CDS encoding IclR family transcriptional regulator, with protein MNPTPASKPRRVASTARGQPAPARSGVKSADRALDLLELLASTGRAMTHAEIARRTGVPKSSLTALLHNLVGRGYIEQLQDTQQFQLGEGAYALARRGAHNRDLLRASEPWLQRLTHDTGESAGLSVLRNDMAERIASSQSPKAVLYSVHVGVMQPLYASSAGKVLLAWLPPAEREAYLQRVRLQPRTEQTIRSAAVLRRQLHQVREEGVAWSFSEFTVGIVGLAVPVLDVHGRALAALGFALPASRLDDTRKPKLELALRSAAAKITAAMDKTRSAEAKSVHI; from the coding sequence GTGAACCCCACCCCTGCGTCCAAGCCGCGCCGCGTGGCCTCGACCGCGCGCGGCCAACCCGCCCCCGCCCGGTCCGGCGTCAAATCGGCGGACCGCGCCCTCGATCTGCTGGAGCTGCTGGCCAGCACGGGCCGGGCCATGACGCATGCCGAAATCGCGCGGCGCACCGGCGTCCCGAAAAGCAGCCTGACCGCGCTGCTGCACAATCTGGTCGGCCGCGGCTACATCGAGCAATTGCAGGATACGCAGCAGTTCCAGCTGGGCGAAGGCGCCTACGCGCTCGCGCGGCGCGGCGCGCACAATCGCGACCTGCTGCGCGCCAGCGAGCCGTGGCTGCAGCGGCTTACGCACGACACCGGGGAATCGGCCGGGCTCAGCGTGCTGCGCAACGACATGGCCGAGCGCATCGCGTCCTCGCAGTCGCCCAAGGCCGTGCTGTATTCCGTGCACGTGGGCGTCATGCAGCCGCTCTACGCCAGCTCGGCGGGCAAGGTGCTGCTGGCGTGGCTGCCGCCGGCCGAGCGCGAAGCCTATCTCCAGCGCGTCAGGCTGCAACCGCGCACCGAGCAGACGATACGCTCGGCGGCGGTCCTGCGGCGGCAACTGCACCAGGTCCGCGAGGAAGGCGTGGCCTGGTCCTTCAGTGAATTCACGGTCGGCATCGTGGGGCTGGCCGTGCCTGTCCTGGACGTGCATGGACGCGCGCTGGCGGCCCTGGGCTTCGCCCTGCCGGCCAGCCGCCTGGACGACACGCGCAAGCCGAAGCTGGAACTGGCCCTGCGCAGCGCCGCCGCGAAAATCACGGCGGCCATGGACAAGACCCGGTCCGCCGAAGCGAAAAGTGTTCACATATGA
- a CDS encoding FAD-dependent oxidoreductase codes for MPHPATIQETLNTPIAGRYDVIVVGGGASGTVAAIAAARTGARTLLVERGGCLGGAATANLVAQWVAFFHGETRVVGGIPFELAERVQAAGGSDGFHRYVMGEAAGTPFPLRVLPFNPETVKWVLDGAVGEAGVEVLLHTSFARALTRDGAITGVTVETVQGRLALLAPVVVDASGDALVCASAGVPSKDDGGERQPCTLSFRLSNVDVPRFRAVPSDERRARVLDGLRRGELFWESLSFVSTPGGTDAICLMSRIQDVDALDARDASRAEQEGRRQIASIVGFLRREIPGFEHAVLADVAERVGVRETRRIEGRYTLSEEDIMQARGFEDAIALGAGPMDRHQPGGTGIRLYAPPQPFEIPLRALLPVDVEGLLVCGRTLSATREAMAGARHMATSMAMGQAVGTLGAIAAASGRRPSDVPASEVQQRLAQAHALFRREQVAPQNPPA; via the coding sequence ATGCCGCACCCCGCCACCATCCAGGAAACCCTGAACACGCCCATCGCGGGCCGTTATGACGTCATCGTCGTCGGCGGCGGCGCCTCCGGCACCGTGGCAGCCATCGCGGCGGCGCGCACCGGCGCACGCACGCTGCTGGTCGAGCGCGGCGGCTGCCTGGGCGGCGCCGCCACCGCCAATCTCGTGGCCCAATGGGTCGCGTTCTTCCACGGCGAGACGCGCGTGGTCGGCGGCATCCCGTTCGAGCTGGCCGAGCGCGTGCAGGCCGCCGGCGGCTCGGACGGCTTCCACCGCTACGTGATGGGCGAAGCCGCCGGCACGCCGTTCCCGCTGCGCGTGCTGCCCTTCAATCCCGAAACGGTGAAATGGGTGCTCGACGGCGCGGTCGGCGAAGCGGGCGTGGAGGTGCTGCTGCATACGAGCTTCGCGCGCGCGCTGACGCGGGACGGCGCCATCACCGGCGTCACGGTCGAGACCGTACAGGGCCGCCTGGCCTTGCTCGCGCCGGTGGTGGTGGACGCCTCCGGCGACGCGCTGGTGTGCGCCAGCGCCGGCGTGCCGTCCAAGGACGACGGCGGCGAGCGCCAGCCCTGCACGCTGTCCTTCCGGCTGTCGAACGTGGACGTGCCACGCTTCAGGGCGGTGCCTTCCGACGAGCGCCGAGCCCGGGTGCTGGACGGCTTGCGGCGCGGCGAACTGTTCTGGGAAAGCCTGTCCTTCGTCAGCACCCCGGGCGGTACCGACGCCATCTGCCTGATGAGCCGCATCCAGGACGTCGACGCGCTGGATGCGCGCGACGCCTCGCGCGCCGAACAGGAAGGCCGCCGGCAGATCGCCAGCATCGTGGGCTTCCTGCGGCGCGAGATTCCCGGCTTCGAGCACGCCGTCCTGGCCGATGTCGCCGAACGCGTGGGCGTGCGCGAGACGCGCCGCATCGAAGGCCGGTACACGCTAAGCGAAGAAGACATCATGCAGGCGCGTGGCTTCGAGGATGCCATCGCCCTGGGCGCCGGCCCCATGGACCGCCACCAGCCGGGCGGCACCGGCATCCGCCTGTATGCGCCGCCCCAGCCCTTCGAGATACCGCTGCGCGCGCTGCTGCCCGTGGACGTGGAAGGCCTGCTGGTATGCGGCCGCACCTTGAGCGCGACCCGCGAGGCCATGGCCGGCGCGCGCCACATGGCGACCTCCATGGCGATGGGACAGGCGGTCGGCACGCTGGGCGCCATCGCCGCAGCCAGCGGCCGCCGCCCCTCGGACGTTCCCGCCTCGGAAGTACAGCAGCGCCTGGCACAGGCCCATGCCCTTTTCCGCCGCGAGCAGGTCGCGCCCCAGAACCCGCCCGCCTGA
- a CDS encoding FAD-dependent oxidoreductase, with the protein MKSRSNQPQGCTAQGVPIVAQADVVVIGAGPGGFAAALRARREGCSVVLVEKFDMPGGVHTSGLQGAANTGVGGIHTELMERFASAGAIYTVTEKDLPDWAGNALSHYDHYLEPGSPFRRASFNPDAAGNIMLRMLDEAGVHAIYGAAFVDVEMQAEGDQRRITHAIIETVQGRQAIGGRVFVEGSGTAEVVARAGAPFVRGGGRQPETVARDAQERPIPGGLLWIMSGIDFARTAAYQKRENDPALSKLINAARAAGDIPPELYRPRLADQGVYGDHYIGHPTVDMSPIQGPGTFILWQNVPYEWALHMDEDTEHASRAKRELRRLIDIEAAFLRKYVPGFQDAFISHVGRYVGVRDGRHPIGEYVFSIDDAREQRRFPDAVTRPMTKTFFWDQYTKYSFEVPYRCFLPKEVDNLLLTGASLSFTFETIFMVMRNFPWCCQTGEVAGHAAARAVREGVSPKQLRWTEPLPF; encoded by the coding sequence GTGAAAAGCCGTAGCAACCAGCCCCAGGGCTGCACCGCCCAGGGCGTGCCGATCGTGGCGCAGGCCGACGTCGTCGTCATCGGCGCGGGGCCGGGCGGCTTCGCGGCGGCGCTGCGCGCGCGCCGCGAAGGCTGCAGCGTGGTCCTCGTCGAGAAGTTCGACATGCCGGGCGGGGTCCACACCTCCGGGCTCCAGGGCGCCGCCAATACCGGCGTCGGCGGCATCCATACCGAACTGATGGAGCGCTTCGCCTCGGCCGGCGCCATCTACACCGTTACCGAAAAGGACCTGCCCGACTGGGCCGGCAACGCGCTGTCCCACTACGACCACTACCTGGAGCCGGGCTCGCCCTTCCGGCGCGCCTCCTTCAACCCCGATGCCGCGGGCAACATCATGCTGCGCATGCTGGACGAAGCCGGCGTGCACGCCATCTACGGCGCCGCCTTCGTGGACGTCGAGATGCAGGCCGAGGGCGATCAGCGCCGCATCACCCACGCCATCATCGAAACGGTGCAAGGCCGCCAGGCCATCGGGGGCCGCGTCTTCGTGGAGGGCAGCGGTACCGCGGAAGTGGTGGCGCGTGCCGGCGCTCCCTTCGTGCGCGGCGGCGGACGGCAGCCCGAGACCGTGGCCAGGGATGCCCAGGAGCGCCCCATACCCGGCGGCCTGCTGTGGATCATGAGCGGCATCGACTTCGCCCGGACCGCCGCCTACCAGAAGCGCGAGAACGACCCGGCGCTGAGCAAGCTGATCAACGCGGCGCGCGCGGCCGGCGACATCCCGCCCGAACTGTATCGCCCGCGCCTGGCCGACCAGGGCGTCTACGGCGACCACTACATCGGCCACCCGACGGTGGACATGAGCCCCATCCAGGGTCCGGGCACCTTCATCCTGTGGCAGAACGTGCCCTACGAGTGGGCGCTGCACATGGACGAGGACACCGAGCACGCCTCGCGCGCCAAGCGCGAGCTGCGCCGCCTGATCGATATCGAGGCCGCCTTCCTGCGCAAATACGTGCCGGGCTTCCAGGACGCCTTCATCTCCCACGTCGGCCGCTACGTGGGCGTGCGGGACGGCCGCCATCCCATCGGCGAATACGTGTTCTCCATCGACGACGCGCGCGAGCAGCGGCGCTTCCCCGACGCCGTGACGCGCCCCATGACCAAGACCTTCTTCTGGGACCAGTACACGAAGTACAGCTTCGAGGTGCCCTACCGCTGCTTCCTGCCCAAGGAAGTGGACAACCTCTTGCTGACCGGCGCCTCGCTGTCCTTCACCTTCGAGACCATCTTCATGGTCATGCGCAACTTCCCCTGGTGCTGCCAGACCGGCGAAGTGGCCGGCCACGCCGCCGCGCGCGCCGTCCGCGAAGGCGTCAGCCCCAAGCAGTTGCGCTGGACCGAGCCGCTGCCCTTCTGA
- a CDS encoding tripartite tricarboxylate transporter substrate binding protein, translated as MKRTRQATACLALLATATVAAAQDWPSRATTVINPFSAGTTTDTVARVVAEGLQKKFGTPFIVDSRPGAGGMIGTTLVARAHPDGSTFGVSIAGPLVHNPLLYKSMAYDPDKDLTPLTLGVHQPCLLIASKALGVKTVPELVDVLKKNPGKYNYSYVGNGSLGHLVMTLLANKSGTQIVPIMYAGAVQATTAVMTDEVQMGCLPAQATMAQVRGDKVVPIAVSTAERAALLPEVPALREFYPEIVGSAWMGFVAPGGMAPALAARISASIGEVLRQPQVVELLRQQLMEPAPGTPAQFKAFMREELARWKPVIIDNKITAE; from the coding sequence ATGAAAAGAACACGACAAGCCACCGCCTGCCTCGCCCTGCTGGCCACGGCCACCGTGGCGGCCGCCCAGGATTGGCCCAGCCGCGCCACCACGGTGATCAACCCCTTCAGCGCCGGCACGACCACCGACACCGTGGCGCGCGTCGTCGCCGAAGGCTTGCAGAAAAAATTCGGCACCCCCTTCATCGTCGATTCCCGGCCCGGCGCCGGCGGCATGATAGGCACCACGCTGGTCGCCCGCGCCCACCCGGACGGCAGCACCTTCGGCGTCAGCATCGCCGGCCCCTTGGTGCACAACCCCCTGCTCTACAAGAGCATGGCCTACGACCCGGACAAGGACCTCACGCCGCTGACGCTGGGCGTGCACCAGCCCTGCCTGCTGATCGCGTCCAAGGCGCTGGGCGTCAAGACCGTGCCGGAACTGGTCGACGTGCTGAAGAAAAATCCCGGCAAATACAACTACTCGTACGTGGGCAACGGCTCGCTGGGCCATCTGGTCATGACCCTGCTGGCCAACAAGAGCGGCACGCAGATCGTCCCGATCATGTATGCCGGCGCGGTCCAGGCCACCACCGCCGTGATGACCGACGAGGTGCAGATGGGCTGCCTGCCCGCCCAGGCCACGATGGCGCAGGTGCGCGGCGACAAGGTGGTGCCCATTGCCGTCTCCACCGCCGAACGCGCGGCGCTGCTGCCCGAGGTGCCGGCCCTGCGGGAGTTCTACCCCGAGATCGTCGGCAGCGCCTGGATGGGCTTCGTCGCGCCCGGCGGCATGGCCCCCGCGCTGGCCGCGCGCATCAGCGCGTCGATCGGCGAGGTGCTGCGCCAGCCCCAGGTGGTTGAGTTGCTGCGCCAGCAATTGATGGAACCCGCGCCCGGTACGCCCGCGCAGTTCAAGGCCTTCATGCGGGAAGAACTGGCGCGCTGGAAACCCGTGATCATCGACAACAAGATCACCGCCGAATAG
- a CDS encoding tripartite tricarboxylate transporter substrate binding protein, which produces MHDIVRRKTLATAVLMAITAAGAVPALAQDYPSKPIRLIVPFPAGGPSDTTARSIAEGLGKVLGQSVVVENKPGAGAIIGSEVVLGQPADGYTLLMASNVISTGKWLYPSMNFEPVRDFRAVAGVFRSPHQVAVAPDFPGKGIQDLIALAKREGGRMNYGSGGSGTMPHLGTERFKQVTGVEMQHIPYRGSAPANVALVAGDVPVHFDIEFSVQPLLKSGRLRSLGVTALKRSPQFPDVPTLDEQGIKGFELYSWFGIVARTGTPDGIVAKLNQAINQVMETPEFKQRLTALGAEKIGGPPAAFEKMIKDDYRLWGEVIKKANIKIE; this is translated from the coding sequence ATGCACGACATCGTTCGACGCAAGACACTGGCCACGGCCGTGCTGATGGCCATCACGGCTGCCGGCGCCGTCCCCGCGCTGGCACAGGACTATCCCAGCAAACCCATCCGCCTGATCGTGCCCTTCCCCGCCGGCGGCCCGTCCGACACCACCGCACGGTCCATTGCCGAAGGCCTGGGCAAGGTGCTGGGGCAATCCGTCGTGGTCGAAAACAAGCCCGGCGCCGGCGCCATCATCGGCAGCGAAGTCGTGCTGGGCCAGCCCGCCGACGGCTACACGCTACTGATGGCCAGCAACGTCATCTCCACCGGCAAATGGCTCTACCCCTCCATGAACTTCGAACCCGTGCGCGACTTCCGCGCCGTGGCCGGCGTGTTCCGAAGCCCGCACCAGGTGGCCGTGGCGCCGGACTTTCCGGGCAAGGGCATCCAGGACCTGATCGCCCTGGCCAAGCGAGAAGGCGGACGGATGAACTACGGCTCCGGCGGTTCAGGCACCATGCCGCACCTGGGTACGGAGCGGTTCAAACAGGTTACCGGCGTAGAGATGCAGCACATTCCCTACCGGGGTTCCGCACCGGCCAACGTCGCGCTGGTGGCGGGCGACGTGCCGGTTCACTTCGACATCGAGTTCTCGGTGCAGCCGCTGCTGAAGTCCGGACGGCTGCGGTCCCTGGGCGTCACCGCGTTGAAACGGTCCCCTCAGTTTCCCGACGTTCCCACGCTGGACGAACAGGGTATCAAGGGCTTCGAACTGTATTCGTGGTTCGGTATCGTGGCGCGCACCGGCACCCCGGACGGCATCGTCGCCAAATTGAATCAGGCCATCAACCAGGTGATGGAAACCCCGGAATTCAAACAGAGGCTGACGGCGCTGGGAGCCGAGAAGATCGGCGGACCGCCTGCTGCGTTCGAGAAGATGATCAAGGACGACTATCGACTGTGGGGCGAGGTGATCAAGAAGGCCAACATCAAGATCGAATAA
- a CDS encoding FAD-dependent oxidoreductase: MNASVITETLNTPVLDHYDVIVAGGGASGLIAAVAAARGGARVALIERAGCLGGTATSGMVAQYIGLFNGTVRCVGGLGFELTQRIEAAGGSDGFRRYTLAEASANPVTITNLPFNPEVVKIVADDMAREAGVDVLLHSRVVGPLMEDGRVAGLLLENVSGRRALRSRMLVDATGDAVIAAAAGVPCVGEEPELRDKRQPLTLVFRMSNVDVRAFRAIPRERKRAIALDGLRRGQLAWESLSFCSTPGDTDAICLMSRIHGIDALDGAELTRAEQIGRQQIKTIVPFLREHVPGFERSVLAGIAERVGIRETRRIVGRHTLTTDDIVGGKRFADAVALGAGPMDLHEAGGTGVDLWMPPAPFEIPLACLLPQSIEGIVVAGRAISATREANGGARHMGTAMCLGHAAGAYAALAASGQGTLENPAIDSLRQVLRSQGALISADEAVADAEQNAVDARPA; encoded by the coding sequence ATGAATGCTTCGGTCATTACCGAAACCCTGAACACGCCCGTACTCGACCACTATGACGTCATCGTCGCGGGCGGGGGCGCCTCCGGCCTGATCGCCGCCGTCGCGGCGGCCCGGGGCGGCGCGCGCGTGGCGCTGATTGAGCGCGCCGGCTGCCTGGGCGGCACCGCGACTTCCGGCATGGTCGCGCAGTACATCGGCCTGTTCAACGGCACCGTGCGCTGCGTGGGCGGCCTGGGCTTCGAACTCACGCAGCGCATCGAAGCCGCCGGCGGCAGCGACGGTTTCCGCCGCTATACCCTGGCCGAGGCCAGCGCCAACCCCGTCACCATCACCAACCTCCCCTTCAATCCGGAAGTCGTCAAGATCGTGGCCGACGACATGGCGCGCGAAGCCGGCGTGGACGTGCTCCTGCACTCGCGCGTCGTCGGGCCGCTGATGGAAGACGGCCGCGTGGCCGGCTTGCTGCTGGAAAACGTATCCGGCCGCCGCGCCCTGCGCTCGCGCATGCTGGTCGATGCCACCGGCGATGCCGTCATCGCCGCCGCGGCCGGCGTCCCCTGCGTGGGCGAAGAACCCGAACTGCGCGACAAACGCCAGCCCTTGACCCTGGTGTTCCGCATGTCCAACGTGGACGTGCGCGCCTTCCGCGCCATCCCGCGCGAGCGCAAGCGCGCCATCGCCCTGGATGGATTGCGGCGCGGCCAGCTCGCCTGGGAAAGCCTGTCCTTCTGCAGCACGCCCGGCGACACCGACGCCATCTGCCTGATGAGCCGCATCCACGGCATCGACGCGCTGGACGGCGCCGAACTGACGCGGGCCGAACAGATCGGGCGGCAACAGATCAAGACCATCGTGCCCTTCCTGCGCGAACACGTTCCCGGCTTCGAAAGATCCGTGCTCGCCGGCATCGCCGAACGCGTGGGCATACGCGAGACACGCCGCATCGTCGGCCGCCACACCCTGACGACCGACGACATCGTCGGCGGCAAACGCTTTGCCGATGCCGTCGCCCTGGGCGCCGGTCCCATGGACCTGCACGAAGCCGGCGGCACCGGCGTCGACCTGTGGATGCCGCCCGCCCCTTTCGAGATCCCCCTGGCCTGCCTGCTGCCCCAGTCCATCGAAGGCATCGTCGTGGCCGGCCGGGCCATCTCCGCCACGCGCGAGGCCAACGGCGGTGCCCGCCACATGGGCACCGCCATGTGCCTGGGCCATGCCGCCGGCGCCTACGCCGCCCTGGCGGCCAGCGGCCAGGGCACCCTGGAGAACCCCGCCATCGACTCGCTGCGCCAGGTGCTGCGCAGCCAGGGCGCCCTGATATCGGCCGACGAGGCGGTGGCCGACGCGGAACAAAACGCGGTCGACGCTCGCCCCGCCTGA